A region from the Lonchura striata isolate bLonStr1 chromosome 16, bLonStr1.mat, whole genome shotgun sequence genome encodes:
- the ELFN1 gene encoding protein ELFN1 — MAGRRWAATSALCVCVAAVSLLHAGGVRADCWLIEGDKGFVWLAICSQNQPPYESIPQQINSTIVDLRLNDNKIKSVQYASLSRFGNLTYLNLTKNEISYIEDGAFSGQFNLQVLQLGYNRLRNLTEGILRGLGKLEYLYLQANLIETVTPNAFWECPNIVNIDLSMNRIQRLDSNTFRGLNKLSVCELYSNPFYCSCELLGFLQWLEAFTNMTRTYDRMQCDSPPDYMGYYLLGQGRTGYRNALSMLSSLCTGGSYTVIPRFIPPRYQVTTVPSESPCSEEECSSGDGTTPQFSLFTPIGETEVRPNIQVKHLNHNSAVLTVQIPYPFSKMYILSQFENGFSSMITKLRKKEENITVSNLVAQRDYTYCVVSVHQYSKYNHTCVTITPTRPNRKEPVPTPSTATHYIMTILGCLFGMVIVLGVVYYCLRKRRQQEEKHKKAAGSMKKTIIELKYGPEMETTSITQLSQGQILGGETVTRIPYLPSAGEVEQYKLIESSETPKATKGNYMEVRTGEQPERRDCELSLPPDTQGSVAEISTIAKEVDKVNQIINNCIDALKSESTSFQGVKSGAVSTVEPQLVLLSEQIPSKHGFLSPVYKESYNHPLQRHHSMEAAPKRSSTSSSGSIRSPRSYRSEGSGHKSEAKYIEKTSPTTDTILTVTPAAAILRAEAEKIRQYSEHRHSYPSSHPGEQHDSMGGRKPSILEPLTRPRPRDLAYSQLSPQYHNLSYTSSPEYTCKPSHSIWERFKLNRKRHKDEEEYMAAGHALRKKVQFAKDEDLHDILDYWKGVSAQQKS; from the coding sequence ATGGCAGGTCGCCGGTGGGCCGCGACGTCAGCCCTCTGTGTGTGCGTGGCGGCCGTGTCTCTCCTGCACGCCGGCGGGGTGCGGGCAGACTGCTGGCTCATTGAGGGGGACAAGGGCTTCGTCTGGTTGGCCATCTgcagccaaaaccagcccccCTACGAGTCCATCCCCCAGCAGATCAACAGCACCATCGTGGACTTGCGGCTGAACGACAACAAGATCAAGAGCGTGCAGTACGCCTCGCTCAGCCGCTTCGGCAACCTGACATACCTCAACCTGACGAAGAACGAGATCTCCTACATCGAGGACGGTGCCTTTTCAGGACAGTTCAacctccaggtgctgcagctgggtTACAACCGACTGAGGAACCTCACCGAGGGCATCCTCCGGGGCCTGGGGAAGCTGGAGTACCTCTATCTCCAGGCCAACCTCATCGAGACTGTCACCCCCAATGCCTTCTGGGAGTGCCCCAACATAGTGAACATTGACCTGTCCATGAACAGGATCCAGAGACTGGACAGCAACACTTTTCGGGGCCTAAACAAGCTCTCTGTCTGTGAACTCTACAGTAACCCCTTCTACTGCTCCTGCGAGCTCCTCGGCTTCCTGCAATGGCTGGAGGCTTTCACCAACATGACACGCACCTACGACCGGATGCAGTGCGACTCCCCACCCGACTACATGGGCTACTACTTGTTAGGCCAAGGCCGGACTGGCTACCGCAATGCTCTGAGCATGCTCTCGTCCCTTTGCACTGGTGGCTCCTACACTGTGATCCCTCGTTTTATCCCTCCCAGGTACCAGGTGACCACGGTGCCCTCCGAAAGCCCCTGCTCCGAGGAGGAATGCTCCTCCGGCGACGGCACGACGCCGCAGTTCTCCCTGTTCACGCCCATCGGTGAGACGGAGGTGCGCCCCAACATCCAGGTGAAGCACCTCAACCACAACTCGGCCGTCCTCACCGTGCAGATTCCCTACCCCTTCAGCAAGATGTACATCCTCTCCCAGTTTGAAAACGGCTTCTCCTCCATGATCACCAAGCTcaggaagaaggaggagaacATCACCGTGAGCAACCTAGTAGCACAAAGAGATTACACCTACTGTGTAGTCTCTGTTCACCAGTACTCCAAGTACAACCACACCTGTGTCACCATCACCCCCACCAGACCCAACCGCAAGGAGCCGGTGCCCACCCCTTCCACTGCCACCCATTATATCATGACAATCCTGGGCTGTCTCTTTGGCATGGTGATTGTCCTGGGCGTGGTGTATTACTGCCTCCGGAAGAGGCGCCAGCAGGAGGAGAAGCACAAAAAGGCTGCCGGCAGCATGAAGAAAACCATCATCGAGCTGAAGTATGGGCCAGAAATGGAGAccaccagcatcacccagcTGTCCCAGGGGCAGATACTGGGTGGGGAGACAGTGACCCGCATCCCCTACCTACCTTCTGCTGGCGAGGTGGAGCAGTACAAGCTGATTGAGAGCAGCGAGACCCCTAAGGCCACCAAGGGCAACTACATGGAGGTGAGGACGGGTGAGCAGCCTGAGAGGAGAGACTGTGAGCTGTCCCTGCCGCCAGACACGCAGGGCTCTGTGGCTGAGATCTCCACCATTGCCAAGGAGGTGGACAAGGTGAACCAGATCATCAACAACTGCATCGATGCCTTGAAATCCGAGTCCACCTCCTTCCAAGGGGTGAAGTCGGGGGCAGTCTCCACGGTGGAGCCTCAGCTGGTGCTCTTGTCAGAGCAGATCCCCAGCAAGCACGGATTCCTTTCCCCCGTCTACAAGGAAAGCTACAACCACCCTCTCCAGCGACACCACAGCATGGAGGCGGCCCCCAAACGCTCCAGCACCTCTTCCAGTGGCTCCATACGGAGCCCCAGGTCCTACCGCTCCGAGGGATCGGGCCACAAATCCGAAGCCAAATACATTGAGAAGACATCCCCCACCACCGACACCATCCTCACTGTGACACCGGCCGCGGCCATCCTGCGGGCAGAGGCGGAGAAGATCCGCCAGTACAGCGAGCACCGGCACTCGTACCCCAGCTCGCACCCAGGGGAGCAGCACGACAGCATGGGCGGGCGGAAACCCTCCATCCTGGAGCCTCTGACCCGTCCTCGCCCCAGAGACCTGGCCTACTCCCAGCTCTCGCCCCAGTACCACAACCTGAGCTACACCTCCAGCCCAGAGTACACCTGCAAACCATCGCACAGCATCTGGGAGCGCTTCAAACTCAACCGCAAGCGGCACAAAGACGAGGAGGAGTACATGGCAGCCGGCCATGCCCTACGCAAAAAGGTCCAGTTTGCCAAAGACGAGGATCTTCACGACATCTTAGACTACTGGAAGGGCGTGTCTGCCCAGCAAAAGTCCTGA